tCCCTTTGCTGTGGCCTTTGTGACTTTGCAGGACTTTTACAAAACATCCAAAGCTACTCAACACACCAAAAGAATGGTGCGTTATAAACTTATAAATTWTAAAATGAGCTTCtaacatctgaaaacaaagttttaattaagtCTTTTCTCCTTAAAGTCAATTTCCTCtgaacttgcattattttctAGCTTTATTCACTTTAATGTTTCAGCTGTATTGTATAGCACACTATATGCTTTGTgcagataattaaaataatagagcgatttttcacattaatctgctgctgctccttttaAGATAGCCCAAAGTCTGATTAAGGAAAACACACTTGATGTTTGCTCTTCTTTGATTTAATATGTAGTTTACTCAAGTGTAACACGGGAAAGCGTGATATTTTAGAAGACACACAAAGAACAGTAATTAACCTTTACATGGCCCGTTAGATGGCctgcatttaatattttgaatgttCATGAACAAATATGCTACAATGCTCACAGATTTGAAACGCATATATGTAAATTTWGAAAATGCTGATTAACTATAAatctgaacacatttttattttaaaaaagaacctaaaaataattaacatctAAATGTTTGTTGGGAAAGATTGATCATATTTActtattaatttgtttatttatttacatgttcaaaatagaaaataatcaaaacatcctatgaaaaataattgaatcctattttgtttttaattcttaagggcaacttttttttaactttttaataaaaaaaagttgatttgcaTTTCAATCAACATTTTATCCTCTCATACATAATTTCAATAGCTCTGCCTCTTAAACGTAGGCCTGATGTTTGCAAGATTGTTCATATGTTGGAACAGAAAATTTGTTAtcaataatctgtaaaaaaaaaaaaaaaaaagctcaataatctcaataaaaaagARATTATTGAAAAAACTGCGTCCCATTTTTGCATTAATTGCAGAGGTGTTCACTATCTACTCTCTTTTATCTGACATTCAACGCTCATCAGAGACGTGGAAAATCTCTGAGTCTGTTGAGGAAAACACACTTGGATATTTAATTGGATCTGCATTAAAGAAAAGCTTATGGTTTTATCTTATTCCACAGTGCAGATCACTTTTCATTCTGATTCCTATTATCCTTGTTTTCTTCCGATTAGCTTTTAATGGGATTCATTTTGTTCAGATATTTTGTTTCGAGTATGCCAGTTGCAtttcttactttatttttgttgcgtGTTCTTAAGGGTTGTTTGCTTCCTGTCTTCTTTTAAGgagcttttctttattttgcctTCACCTTCATTTGTATggcaaccaaaaataaaacatgcactCGGCCCGGTGTTAGcaataaataagacattttatttgtagcttCCAATACCATGCTAAATTAAATTGCTatataaaggtttttaaaagctcctgtctgtatttgatcatttttagttCGATATCCTTCATGCAGTTGAATAAACAGAGAGTCATCTTACattcttttcctttatttttgttctttttttcttaatgcgGTGTAAAGTAACAGAAAATTCTTGCATAATATTTCATCACAAAGATCTCTGACCWGGTCGAAACTCATATAGTAGCAGTTGTCTTTTGTGTGGACATAGTGAAGAACAATGACARTAGACACGTATGATGCAGAcgcatgttttgtttgttgctccAAGTTTTAGAGGCAGTAAAAATGGAGCTCCTTCTCTACACTTGAATTATTTGCTCTAAGGAGTTTTATAATYCTTTTTCCATTGTCTTYGCCTGACAGCTTCTCTGTTTGGGCCCATGTTTCCTGTCAGTCAGCCGGCTGAAAATGCTCATCAAAGTCTGCCGGCGCTCTTTCTTCACTAAGAAATCATTCAGCACCATTCACTTCTATTCATACAGCATcaattcacagcaaatgtcatctcaaggcgCTTTAGGAGATGAAGAGATCCAATTCATATATAGAAGCATATTCAGCAGTCATATCATTTAGGTTCATCCAGATCATGCGCAGGCTATactatatttaataaaatgttttMAAATTTCGTAaagtaaaaaagatttttttttWWWAAATCATTCATGAAGAATACTATGTAAATGTATATACTGTATGTGATTTAtgcaatgcaaaataaaacagtggAAGTCCATAGTTTTGACCTAAGTTTCTAATCAATACTACTGTGCGATCAACAGATCCAATAACTATTTAATGACTAACACTACTGCCAGTAATGGACCCTCACTGAGCTAAGGACCTCCATGTTTAGCATTTGCTTGCTTGCCTGACTCGCAAACGCTCCTGATTTGTTTGGATGCCTGCATCTGTACGCAGCAGGCAGCAGCTTCTAATGGCAAAGCTCTAAAAGTAAGTCAAGTACCTCTAAAAAGCTCCTTGACTTGCCAGATGCGCCAGGTTAGCGCAAGAGTGGTAAATTTCCCTTGGGAATCAGCAGAGAGCAAAACAAAGCTGGGAACGAAGTGGCTATTGGATTTGCATTCATTAAATGGACGCAAACCTGACTCGAAACAAACGCTGGGGCTGTTTCTAATCTGCTTGTTTGTTACTGAGTGACTGTTAACTAATTGattctttaattaaattattgttcCTTTCTTAATTTTCTCCATTATTCCCAATTAATGGCAGGCAATCCTAAGTTACTGAACTCGCACATATTGAACAGCTCAAAACGATCATTAAGGAGGAACTGAAGCACGATAAATGCGMCGACTGAACAAGGCCGCACACGTGTGTATTCGGCTCAAGGTGTAAAGTGCTCTGAGTGGTCGATAAGACCAGAAGAGGGTTATGTAAATGCATTTACCATCTCAAACCTGAGTGGTTCTCTAACTATATTAATAATtcatgtgtgtctgtttgtgtagtGGCCATGTACAGGGAGCCCTCCCTCCATGACCTGACAGAACTGTCACGTTCCGGCAGCGGCACGCCGACCAAGAGCCGCAGCGCTTCAGCCCTGCTCAACGGCGGAAGGAAGACACCCAGCAACGACGACCTGTCCTAGCCTCTCCACTTCCTCACTGACGCGTTCAAACACAAGCACTCATCCCAACAGGAACAAACACtcacccacaaacacacaaatctcAGGCCAACATTCCCATTACTtctgagagggaggagaagaTGAGGTGAAACACAGAGAAGAGGTCAAACACCGTCTTCTCAGAGCCCACTGTGACTGACTGTGATGTACATAAATCAAGGACAATCAACCCTTTTTGGCTCTGCTGCCCCCGGCGACGGGAACGCGACTTGAGGACCGCTGCTCTCCAACATTAAAAAGATTCAACAGAGGAGGGAGAGCGACAAGGAAGGGACAGACGAGTTCAGTCAGTCACAAAGTACGTTCAACAGACTGTTACAGAGAACCAAAGAGTTAAAGTGTTACCTATCCTGGTATAAAGGGGCCAGAGAGTTACATGGAGTTACAAAAGTGAGGAGGGCAGTCTTTATTTACAGGTGCATATTGATAAATTACaagtttaaagctttttttcttccagtaatACAATTCAAAAAGCGAAACTTGYATATTAAACTGATTCTTTACacaaatttatatatatttttaggatttaatttAGTCAATRTAGATGATTATGACTTACAGCTTACATAAAAGTCTCAAAATTCAATTTCTCAGTAAACTAGGATATTACATAAGTCTAATTAGGATTTTAACAGGTAGcccttgtttttttccttccactcagtTTTCCAGTATGCTTGAATAAAGCAAACAGCTTCTTTaacaatgattttttatttctttccttccttgtgGAAGGCGTCAGTCACTGTCTACTGGATAACTACTGGTGAAGTCTACAGTCTTCTCCGTCATTGTGTAAACATGGcataaaaactttgttttttttggtctgtcTTTGAACTCTTCCGTAACAAAAACCTATAAATTGTTATTGATGAAGAACATTGCTGTTCAAAATGCTGTATCCAAGCAGTTGgaaggttgagtggaagaaaaaagtgtagaTGAGAAAATCCTGATTGTGCAATTGGGATAACCAATCAGTCTCATGCAATGTCTTAGTTGTGGGAATAGCTGAATTTGGGGATTTCTTAAGATGTAAGAAATATTTCACCACATGTGCAATGAATCTATATTAGTTTCACTTTATGACTTGAATTGCTTGAATGAATGAACTATTGAAATGCACCTGTATGCTACTGTACGCTATGTTTACACACAGCTCATGGGgttaagtcatattttcaaaaatgatggACGTATTCCTTGTAMAATTATaaggatttatttgtttgcatgCACGTGCGCCtctgtgtatgcgtgcgtgtgcgtatgtgtgtgtgtgcgcgcgagAGGAAGCTGTGCTTGcagtaggtgtgtgtgtgagcgcgcACGCATGTGTCTTTTACCTTTTTAAGATCTGTTGTATATCAGACGAACCTCCTGAGGGCTTCAGCAGGTCACATATAAGGTTTACTGTATATGCTTCCATGCTCACTTCTTACGGGCGACGCTGTTGTTTATCTTTCTGTTGGTAGCTGTCGTCccttgctgtttgtttgtttgtttgtttgtttgtttgttgttgcatGGAAGCTCGTGGACCTCTGCTCAGTAGCAGCATGCTGAAGGTCCCCCAGGCCTTTTTCCCCCTCTGGSTCTTACATGTTAACGACCACAAGAAAACACTAGTGAGCCAATAGTGTGATACCAGAACACTAGTGAACCAATGTGAGGGTGTTAGAACACTTCTGGACCAATAGTATTGCACCAGAACTTGTGTGGACCAATGGTGTTGAACCAGAACTTTGGTAAACCAATGGGAGCACAGATTATCTTCATATTTTGGTTCCTGCTGTGCACAAACTAGAAATGCACTAAATAAACTTTGTAAAGAAGCAAAGTgactgtttttgtgtatttttcatgcACATCTATGTAACTTAAATATTGTTAGTGATTATAATAATACATTCCTACTTATATCTAAAGGGACATACACCTCATTTGTAATCAAGATAAtgatttatgtaaagttttacCAAGCtgtactactactactactactactactactactactactactactactactactactactactactactactactactaataataataataataataataataataataataataataataataattattattattattattattatacagcTATTCAACTAAAATGggttttgaaaaataagaagCAGATCCATAAGAACCTCTGGTTCTTATTTGTAAAgatgttaatttaaataaacatccCCAAAATGTTTAGTTAAATGTCCCTTACCAAAGCAACACTTTTTGTAACAATCATTGAGGTCCTTTCATAAATCTGGTTGGATATTTCtaatcagaaattaaaacatttaatttaagtaTGCTGGTCTGTTGGCATTGCTACTTTAAATCATAATCCATAAATTTTCCACTGGRKAGAGGCCAGGGCTTTTGGCAGCCATCCAGGAAGCATTtccaaaatctgttttaatgtttgtttgggGTAACTGTCCTGAAAACCAAACTGTGTCCAAGTTTCAGCCACCGGACACAAAATGTATCCCTCAGATAGAGAAATTGGTTATAATTTATAACGTTCTGGAAAGGTAAATAAACCACAAAGGTAAGGATTTATAATAAACTAGAACTTAAAAACACCAGTGTTCTACGCAAGATCTACTTCTTCTGCAGAATTAAAGAGAATAGTTAATTGTGAGMtatttttaaaagaaagtaaaatcaCTCAGATACTGTCTGTATTAGGTTccttctgtaaaatattttctaattaggTTCCAGTCCTTGCATTATTTTGATTTTGCCACTAGATGGTGCTTGCAGGTCCACAGTTAGACCTAAGGCTGGGTCTCTTCTTTATGAGAGGTATGCAGGTTTTTCTGCATACGtcttgcagaaaaacaaaataacaattaaaaaaaaggcaatgaaGGTCTCTTGAAACAATCATTTACTTCAACATGTGTGTTTTGTTCACATCTGTGCAATGAAGAGCAGACATGgcattttcttcaaatactTTGGCTACAAAGGGTATGTTTGTTTTGCTAGAACTGGAAACATTTAGGTAATTACAAAAGCATAAAGTgcaacaattaaataaaaaaatgtaaatttatatatatgtaaaataaaaacatacaatgtTTAAAGTAATCACTTCACATTAGAACAATAAACATTGGTTTATTTCTCTCAGGTACAGTGTCATACtaatcatgattttttttaaatccttaaaATATGAGATACTTCTTCCAAAGACAatgataatttaataatttttggtTTCACtctttaacttttcatttatacattttgtgtaaaagaCCCAAAATATCTGGGTGAATACAAGAAGGAAGTCTTGTCTGTATCTTCAACCTACAGTAAGAATCATCCTTCCCTCCCTTTACTAYGCATTTCTGTTCAAACGTCACATGGTCACTTTCTGCACATGTGCAATAAACACGCAGACACATGAACACTTAGCTCATGGTTAGAGTGATCACATTAATACTGCGCTGGTTTTAATCGGTCAGGTTTGTCACATTTAAGATAGCTTGGTTAGCATCAGCCTGGCTGTGCATCACCCTCTTCATTCCTTTTCCTTTATCTTCTTTTAATAGGTGGTTTTCTCATGCTTTCATCTGGCACACATTCTCCTGCCAAACAAATACgtttttttcatttctcctcACAGTTCCTGTCAGGCTGTTTGTGTCGTCTAGGTCCCCTTCTTTGATTCCCACTCCTGAAAACAATGAGAAAGCAAATATCACACAMAATATCGTGTAGCTGTCACTGGCATGGCAGCTACATCCCAACTATTACGTTCAGTATGTAATGAAAGTGTCTGAATTATTCATAAATGTCAGATTCAGGCTTTAAACAGTGTTAACTTGACCAAACATCAGAGTNNNNNNNNNNNNNNNNNNNNNNNNNNNNNNNNNNNNNNNNNNNNNNNNNNNNNNNNNNNNNNNNNNNNNNNNNNNNNNNNNNNNNNNNNNNNNNNNNNNNNNNNNNNNNNNNNNNNNNNNNNNNNNNNNNNNNNNNNNNNNNNNNNNNNNNNNNNNNNNNNNNNNNNNNNNNNNNNNNNNNNNNNNNNNNNNNNNNNNNNNNNNNNNNNNNNNNNNNNNNNNNNNNNNNNNNNNNNNNNNNNNNNNNNNNNNNNNNNNNNNNNNNNNNNNNNNNNNNNNNNNNNNNNNNNNNNNNNNNNNNNNNNNNNNNNNNNNNNNNNNNNNNNNNNNNNNNNNNNNNNNNNNNNNNNNNNNNNNNNNNNNNNNNNNNNNNNNNNNNNNNNNNNNNNNNNNNNNNNNNNNNNNNNNNNNNNNNNNNNNNNNNNNNNNNNNNNNNNNNNNNNNNNNNNNNNNNNNNNNNNNNNNNNNNNNNNNNNNNNNNNNNNNNNNNNNNNNNNNNNNNNNNNNNNNNNNNNNNNNNNNNNNNNNNNNNNNNNNNNNNNNNNNNNNNNNNNNNNNNNNNNNNNNNNNNNNNNNNNNNNNNNNNNNNNNNNNNNNNNNNNNNNNNNNNNNNNNNNNNNNNNNNNNNNNNNNNNNNNNNNNNNNNNNNNNNNNNNNNNNNNNNNNNNNNNNNNNNNNNNNNNNNNNNNNNNNNNNNNNNNNNNNNNNNNNNNNNNNNNNNNNNNNNNNNNNNNNNNNNNNNNNNNNNNNNNNNNNNNNNNNNNNNNNNNNNNNNNNNNNCATAGCatcacctacacacacacacacacacacacacacacacacacacacacacacacacacacacacacacacacacacacacacgctgagaATTGGAGTCAATCCAAAGCAGGCGTCTAAGCAGTGCTGTCTGATGTCTGCCTGACCTGTGTCACTCTTCATTTGCTCCTTCACCTCCTTCTTCTCCCTRCGGAGGGAGATCAGGGTGTTTCTCAGCTCCTCCTTTTGCTTCTCCAGCTCCTCTTTCTGCCTCAGGTACCGTCTGGCGTCTTCCTCTGCGCGCATCTTCCCATAGCGGCCGTACGGATTTACATCTAAGGGGGAAATAAATGAACAGGCATTTGAATAGGCAGAGCAATTCTGGTAATGCACCGAGGGAAGACGTGGTATCAGTCATCCAGCCATCATGACCTGGAGGAGAGAGCCAGCTGTGGCAACATTTTCTCCCATCAAAATTTTATGCAGCAAGGCCAATGAATTATGAAATGAAAGGTGACTCACTGGAGGCGTGCCTCTTGATGGTGGCCTGTTGTTCGGTTTTCTCTGAGTCCCTGCTGGAGAAGGAGGCATGACGTCTCACCTGACCTGTTTTGCTCTCGATATCTTCGtcctacattaaaaaaaaaaaaagattaatagttttagtgacttttcattatgaattttattgtttttaccttacAGTGCAAAGCAAAGGACTTTTACCAGCTGGAGAGAAACAAAGCCCAACGGGTTGCAATCAAAATTTATGATAAAACCTACAGCATTTGTCCcgttacagatttcttctgctttttttgttttttttttgttaatgaaatTTTAGATCAAACAGTCAGAATacaagtaaattaaaaatgcaaactttagaTATTTAGTTGKAGAAAATAAGTTTCTCTTAAAACTTATTCTAAATCAGTATGAACAGATGTAAAAGAGGTAATAATGGTCATTAAACCAAGTTTCATTCTTTCAGACATTCAAACTTGCTGATGGCTTCCAGACTGCAGGTGCTGTTGATGTTAAATAatgttcagacattttctttcaggGTTTTAAGGTACAGAGCAAAATTCATTGCTCCATCAATTCCAACAACTGGGGCTTTGCTGCCTCAGCATCTTTTCTCTACTTATGGTTAAAGTCTCTTACTGTGGTTTGATGGAGTCCCAAAGCCTGAGAAATTACTCTGTTACTYTTTCCAGACAGATATATGTCAGTGACAATGTTTTTCATCTGTATTTAAACTTCTYTTAAAGTCTTTTGGCCTCAATCATGTTGTCAGACGCGTTCCGTTTAAGTCTGACAGCAGTTTTGTCAGCGTAAGGCGAGTGAAATTAAACTCAGCTTCCCAAAAAATKTWGTTTATTTACAAAGRACTTCTTCAATAAAAGCCAGGTTGGTTtggtgatgttttaaaaaaatccctaaaGCCTGTTCAgattatgtcataaaaacagtttcatgtTGTCTCACCGCAATGCTTTCGTACACTTCGTCATACGTTCTGGAATCTATTGATGCACTGCTGGAGGAAGTAGCAGTGGTTGTAGCCCACCTGCAGGAGGAAAGAATAGAGGGACAGTTACTACTGAAGTTACACTCCAAGGGAAGGAAGTTCTTGGTAAGCGCATGYAGGAGCACAGATAGAAGTGACTTACAAGAAGGAGTGTCTGGCAGCTTGCCGTATGTCGGTGAGTGTGTCCACGTCGATGTAGTCGTAGTGCAGCTCTTCAGGGAGGGTGCCGCTGCCGGTCTCGGCAAACAAAATGCCCAGCCAGCGGCCAAGATCTTCAGAGGAGCTCGCCTAATGgatagaaatataaatatcttgatttaaaaaaaaatSTTTTTGGCTGATCTGTACACRCACWAACTTTATTTCCCATCTGGATCTATGATGATATGAGGAAAGTTGTGAAAAACTCATCAGTCCACCTACATATAAATTCCTATGGCAGATAAAAAGCTGTTTGAGATGTTTTACAGCTGCTTCAGTGTAGAGAAAACAGACTTTTATAACTAACTTTACCAGATTTAACGAGAATCTAACACATAAACATGTCAAACCATTTTAACGTAACATAAATAGAGCGCctaaaatagcaaaacaaatgaTGCCATTATAAATATGTATGAATTAAACATGTTACGTTTAAAAGAGCAGCAGACTTGTTACCAAAATAAACTGATAAGTCACAATTCACTAATTATAAGGTAAATTTCTCACTTaagattcataaaataaaacaggtaaaaatatccagctctggaaaaatgaagagaccactgcactggTGGTCTCAtgtgtacaaataaaaactaaaacaaattggtcacgccaccagtttggcagtatttgagatatttaaacaaaaaatgaatcaataattatcgacAATTATCAATATGGRCTGATATGAAACGCTCATATTGTGATAAGTTTATCAGCCACATCATCCAGCCCTATTCCATGACATACAAGAAAAGTAAAATCGATATCCCAAATATAAGAATTTTACCTCTAAAGCTGCAAGCTCATTGCCCGCTTGCATGATATGAAATGAGAAGGGATGTTTGGGTCCGAGGCCCCCAGGCACCACCTCCGCCCCTTTAAGAGGCACCACAATGACTGGAGGCCGCTGGTCGCCGGGATCCTTCTGCAGGTACAGGTTTCCACCTCGGAGAACACACCAGCGCTCCTTCCAGCAGCCGCTGAGACACACACTGAGATAACCTGTGGAGGGGAAAAGACTTTGTGTCAGATAAGCTGCATCTGCCTATTAATCTACGGCACCACATTGAACATCCTCAGCACTTTGTAAGAATGTCTACCTGTTCCTGAGGAAAGTGCTGGGCCACATTTTGGTTAATTTATCTCATGCATTYCTTTAAATTGCAGTATAGTCAATCAAATTTCTGATTTCTTAATCcccttttaataaaataaaaaaaaagtgcaaatgtaAGGTCAAATCGTCAGTAAATGAGAATCGACCAGGCGATCATCTGGCATGCTGAGATTGTGTCCTCACCACAGCGGGGGTTGTCATGGTGCCCAGAAGATGAGGGAGGGTCTCCTGGTAACGGAGGCTTCTTTTTGGAGAAAGTGATGATTCGATTGATTTTCTTTCCCGCTGCTCGGCTCATCGACCCCGTCAGCTCTGAGAACGCGCCCCGCTTCGCTCTGTCTGAAACCAAACATGTCACTCAGTGACTATCAGCTGTCAGTGGTTCATATTAATATAACTCAACACTTTCTGcatcaaaaatacaaagagataacaataaaatgttgataCGAATAATCAAGCTAATTGGAGAGTTTGATGTAAATCAAGCATTTCGGGAACATGTCTGATGAGCTGAGACGATTCCAGTGTGTTTGCACGTTTATTGTGAATGGACCAGGTGCAGCAGCAGTCTGTTCGTCCAGCTTCCTATGATGTCAGTGAGAGACAATTAGAGGAAAAGAACAGGAAGGATGTCATATCTGCTCGTGTCTCGCTTCCtgtctctccctttctctctctcatgtCTCTTCAGGCTCAGCGTTGCTCAATCAGTAAACAACACTGAAACAACATGACTTTGTTTGACTTATCCATCGTGTATATCCTGGGTGTTTCCTTCCGAATTCagaggacagaaaaacaaaaatatttattttgcttttgatcAGTCCCTTGAAAGCATATGTGTGTTTTCTTATAACTTTTTCNNNNNNNNNNNNNNNNNNNNNNNNNNNNNNNNNNNNNNNNNNNNNNNNNNNNNNNNNNNNNNNNNNNNNNNNNNNNNNNNNNNNNNNNNNNNNNNNNNNNNNNNNNNNNNNNNNNNNNNNNNNNNNNNNNNNNNNNNNNNNNNNNNNNNNNNNNNNNNNNNNNNNNNNNNNNNNNNNNNNNNNNNNNNNNNNNNNNNNNNNNNNNNNNNNNNNNNNNNNNNNNNNNNNNNNNNNNNNNNNNNNNNNNNNNNNNNNNNNNNNNNNNNNNNNNNNNNNNNNNNNNNNNNNNNNNNNNNNNNNNNNNNNNNNNNNNNNNNNNNNNNNNNNNNNNNNNNNNNNNNNNNNNNNNNNNNNNNNNNNNNNNNNNNNNNNNNNNNNNNNNNNNNNNNNNNNNNNNNNNNNNNNNNNNNNNNNNNNNNNNNNNNNNNNNNNNNNNNNNNNNNNNNNNNNNNNNNNNNNNNNNNNNNNNNNNNNNNNNNNNNNNNNNNNNNNNNNNNNNNNNNNNNNNNNNNNNNNNNNNNNNNNNNNNNNNNNNNNNNNNNNNNNNNNNNNNNNNNNNNNNNNNNNNNNNNNNNNNNNNNNNNNNNNNNNNNNNNNNNNNNNNNNNNNNNNNNNNNNNNNNNNNNNNNNNNNNNNNNNNNNNNNNNNNNNNNNNNNNNNNNNNNNNNNNNNNNNNNNNNNNNNNNNNNNNNNNNNNNNNNNNNNNNNNNNNNNNNNNNNNNNNNNNNNNNNNNNNNNNNNNNNNNNNNNNNNNNNNNNNNNNNNNNNNNNNNNNNNNNNNNNNNNNNNNNNNNNNNNNNNNNNNNNNNNNNNNNNNNNNNNNNNNNNNNNNNNNNNNNNNNNNNNNNNNNNNNNNNNNNNNNNNNNNNNNNNNNNNNNNNNNNNNNNNNNNNNNNNNNNNNNNNNNNNNNNNNNNNNNNNNNNNNNNNNNNNNNNNNNNNNNNNNNNNNNNNNNNNNNNNNNNNNNNNNNNNNNNNNNNNNNNNNNNNNNNNNNNNNNNNNNNNNNNNNNNNNNNNNNNNNNNNNNNNNNNNNNNNNNNNNNNNNNNNNNNNNNNNNNNNNNNNNNNNNNNNNNNNNNNNNNNNNNNNNNNNNNNNNNNNNNNNNNNNNNNNNNNNNNNNNNNNNNNNNNNNNNNNNNNNNNNNNNNNNNNNNNNNNNNNNNNNNNNNNNNNNNNNNNNNNNNNNNNNNNNNNNNNNNNNNNNNNNNNNNNNNNTcaacaaattatatttgttgAGGCCATGATACCATTTTGTTGGTATCATGGCCAACAA
The DNA window shown above is from Poecilia reticulata strain Guanapo linkage group LG14, Guppy_female_1.0+MT, whole genome shotgun sequence and carries:
- the LOC103475696 gene encoding actin filament-associated protein 1-like 1, yielding MERLVNELNSLLKMLDHETVSPDTANKMASVRNILDSLQLSVNGSDIYMNGTSFVESLFEDFDCDLHMLSASPVEQKEPKDKEEKTQPSKSTPTDTPPPLPATQCNNTEGLNGSTSPIIQRKLELDKMLQSDRQTSDSDSGPIGDSQSSAYGPGRDIADSLNRAKRGAFSELTGSMSRAAGKKINRIITFSKKKPPLPGDPPSSSGHHDNPRCGYLSVCLSGCWKERWCVLRGGNLYLQKDPGDQRPPVIVVPLKGAEVVPGGLGPKHPFSFHIMQAGNELAALEASSSEDLGRWLGILFAETGSGTLPEELHYDYIDVDTLTDIRQAARHSFLWATTTATSSSSASIDSRTYDEVYESIADEDIESKTGQVRRHASFSSRDSEKTEQQATIKRHASNVNPYGRYGKMRAEEDARRYLRQKEELEKQKEELRNTLISLRREKKEVKEQMKSDTGDEWESKKGT